A DNA window from Helianthus annuus cultivar XRQ/B chromosome 15, HanXRQr2.0-SUNRISE, whole genome shotgun sequence contains the following coding sequences:
- the LOC110911624 gene encoding uncharacterized protein LOC110911624 codes for MGSPSEESFTEIYRRYFSPDEDAAEEEAVTSVCTFVLQTFEHIRPPPPPRPILRRTYILRDREAANERLMKDYFDAAPVHGPNVFRRRFRMSQRLFLRINNDLENTYDFFKQRMDARGYLGFTSIQKVTSALRVLAYGNTYDINDDYLKMAEKTTRDTLEHFCYGICQLYGKRYLRNPTWNDLQKIYEVHLEKHGIPGMIGSLDCRQWRWYNCPTAWRGQHTRGDQKGPTLVLQGVASYDLWVWSAFFGVAGCFNDINTLEASPLIEGYISGTIPKAGFHANGNDYEHGYYLGDGIYPEYSIIVKTFSETFDEKRKYFKKLQESSRKDIERCFGVLQQRWHFIRNPCRMWHKDKIRMAMYACIILHNMIIEDDGKAICQNYIPEDLVELPQATTEERLANAQLLRSREIHNTLKADLVEHAWAIRPIRSNNDHDEDSEEEVGEEFEDGNFEDVGLDAGENEEEEGENEDDTEE; via the exons ATGGGTTCCCCGTCGGAAGAGTCTTTCACCGAAATTTACCGAAGATATTTTTCGCCCGACGAAGACGCGGCCGAGGAAGAAGCGGTTACGAGTGTATGTACTTTTGTGCTACAAACATTTGAGCACATTCGGCCACCTCCCCCTCCACGACCCATCTTGCGACGCACCTATATCTTGCGAGATCGTGAAGCCGCGAacgagcgtttgatgaaagactattttgacGCGGCACCGGTTCACGGACCGAATGTTTTTAGACGACGTTTTCGGATGAGCCAAAGGTTATTTTTGCGCATTAACAATGACTTGGAAAATACGTACGATTTCTTTAAGCAAAGAATGGACGCACGAGGATATCTAGGCTTCACCTCAATTCAAAAGGTCACATCCGCCTTACGCGTATTAGCATACGGAAACAcgtacgacatcaacgacgactatttgaagatggcggagaaaacaacccgagataccttggaacatttttgctatg gaatatgccagttatatggaaaacgttatttgagaaaccccacttggaacgaccttcaaaaaatatatgaggtgcatctagaaaagcatggaatacccggcatgattggtagcttggattgtcgtcaatggcgttggtataattgtccaaccgcatggcgaggtcaacatacgcggggtgatcaaaaagggccaactttggtattacaaggtgttgcgtcatacgacctttgggtttggtcggccttCTTTGGTGTAGCCGGGTGTTTTAACGATATTAATACGTTAGAGGCTTCACCATTAATCGAGGGCTACATTTCTGGAACTATACCAAAGGCCGGTTTCCATGCAAACGGGAACGATTACGAGCATGGCTACTACTTGGGCGATGGTATCTACCCCGAGTATTCGATTATTGTTAAAACGTTTTCTGAAACTTTCGATGAAAAAAGGaagtattttaaaaaattacaagagtcttcgagaaaggacatcgagaggtgttttggggttctacaGCAACGATGGCATTTTATCAGGAATCCTTGTCGCATGTGGCATAAGGATAAAATACGAATGGCCATGTATGCTTGCATCATTTTGCATAATATGATCATTGAGGATGATGGAAAAGCGATATGCCAAAACTATATTCCCGAAGATTTGGTCGAACTACCCCAAGCGACAACGGAAGAGAGACTCGCAAATGCTCAACTACTGCGATCTAGAGAAATACATAACACGTTGAAGGCGGATTTGGTTGAGCATGCTTGGGCGATTCGCCCAATTCGATCAAACAATGATCACGACGAAGATTCCGAGGAAGAAGTGGGGGAGGAATTCGAAGACGGGAACTTTGAAGACGTAGGTTTAGATGCTGGagaaaacgaagaggaagaaggagagaacgAAGATGACACCGaagaataa
- the LOC110911627 gene encoding G-type lectin S-receptor-like serine/threonine-protein kinase At2g19130 isoform X1 yields the protein MINLIAFHLLFYVLFNPEISSAGDTLAVNQSLSGNQTLVSRNGNFEMGFFRPDGNLVLLNESNSLIWSTNMNSTATAASATLLDDGNLVLRYGSGSSLPIWQSFDHPTHTFLPGMKLGYDKRTNTSQVLTSWRSVEDPGVGLFSLEIDQNERQYLVKWNRSVDYWSTGSWNDRDKLFELAPEVRKNHIYNISYVDNENESYFTYSLYNRSIISRFIIDVSGQIKQLTWSDSSGQWNMFWSLPQDLCRIYGGCGEFGVCSQSLSPSCSCLIAFKPRSKNDWNLRSFSSGCVRKTEVNCSITIDKPAFILSYVEESFLSTFPENEAQQLDESSCSYSCLHDCSCNAYTFISNVCHHWNHENMKNISLGFVSNDSYLDTSKFHIKVASKDIPHLIENSGKKNKDANLGAVVGSIAVVVFVLCVILFMIRRRKTMILVGKTTMEGSLMAFVYRDLQIATKNFTDKLGGGSFGSVFKGVLHDSTVVAVKKLESVSQGEKEFRSEVGTLGIIQHVNLVRLCGFCAQGKNRLLVYDYMPNGSLNSRLFNEKEYYPLSWKARYQIALGIARGLVYLHERCRDRIIHCDLKPENILLDADFCPKIADFGLAKLMGRDFSRVLTTMRGTRGYLAPEWLSGVPVTAKADVFSYGMILFELVHGKRNSEQSEDFTFKFFPSLAANVLMVGGDILSLLDSRLNREANLEQVTKILKVAYWCIQDEEDSRPSMSEVERILEGVLDVSMPPVPQYVKYFDDDMEDFLFFKPSSGIQFS from the exons ATGATTAATTTAATAGCTTTTCATTTGCTTTTCTATGTCCTTTTTAATCCTGAAATCTCATCAGCAGGCGATACTTTGGCTGTAAATCAATCTCTGTCGGGAAATCAGACACTTGTCTCCCGGAATGGAAATTTTGAAATGGGTTTCTttagaccag ATGGTAACTTGGTGCTTTTAAATGAGTCAAACTCCCTTATTTGGTCAACAAACATGAATTCTACTGCTACAGCGGCATCCGCAACTCTTCTTGATGATGGTAATTTAGTTTTAAGATATGGGTCAGGTTCAAGCCTACCAATTTGGCAAAGTTTTGATCATCCAACCCATACTTTCTTGCCTGGTATGAAGTTGGGATACGACAAGCGTACAAACACAAGCCAGGTTCTTACTTCATGGAGAAGTGTAGAAGATCCGGGGGTGGGACTCTTTTCTTTAGAGATTGACCAAAATGAAAGGCAGTATCTAGTCAAGTGGAATAGATCCGTAGATTATTGGTCTACCGGAAGTTGGAATGATCGAGATAAACTCTTTGAATTGGCACCCGAAGTGAGAAAGAATCATATCTATAACATTAGCTATGTTGATAATGAAAACGAGAGTTATTTCACTTATTCTTTATACAATCGTTCCATTATTTCAAGATTTATTATAGACGTCTCAGGGCAGATTAAACAGCTGACATGGTCGGACAGCTCCGGGCAGTGGAATATGTTTTGGTCTCTGCCACAAGATTTATGCAGGATATATGGTGGGTGTGGGGAATTTGGTGTTTGCAGTCAGTCGTTGTCCCCATCCTGTAGTTGTTTGATTGCTTTCAAGCCCAGATCAAAGAATGATTGGAATCTTCGCAGTTTCTCTAGTGGGTGTGTCAGAAAAACTGAAGTGAATTGTAGTATTACCATCGACAAACCCGCGTTTATCTTAAGTTATGTCGAAGAAAGCTTTCTTTCTACATTTCCTGAAAATGAAGCCCAACAGTTAGATGAATCATCATGCAGTTATTCTTGCTTGCATGACTGCAGTTGTAATGCATATACTTTTATCTCCAATGTATGTCATCACTGGAATcatgaaaatatgaaaaacataTCACTTGGGTTTGTTTCAAACGATTCGTATCTAGACACATCTAAATTCCACATCAAAGTTGCTTCAAAAGATATTCCACACCTTATAGAGAATAGTGGTAAAAAAAATAAGGATGCCAATCTGGGTGCTGTTGTCGGATCTATTGCAGTTGTGGTATTTGTCTTGTGTGTAATTTTGTTCATGATCCGTAGGAGGAAAACGATGATATTGGTTGGGAAAACGACAATGGAAGGATCGTTGATGGCATTTGTCTACAGAGATTTACAAATTGCCACCAAAAACTTCACAGATAAATTGGGAGGAGGTagttttggttcggtttttaaGGGGGTACTGCATGATTCAACTGTTGTGGCAGTGAAAAAACTTGAAAGTGTCAGCCAAGGAGAAAAAGAATTCAGAAGTGAAGTCGGCACACTTGGGATCATCCAACATGTTAATCTTGTGCGCCTTTGTGGGTTCTGTGCGCAAGGTAAAAACAGATTATTGGTGTACGATTACATGCCAAATGGTTCTCTAAATTCCCGTCTTTTCAATGAAAAAGAATATTATCCTTTATCCTGGAAAGCAAGGTATCAGATTGCACTTGGAATTGCTAGAGGGTTGGTTTATCTTCATGAGAGGTGCAGAGACCGTATAATCCACTGTGACCTAAAGCCTGAAAACATTCTTTTGGATGCTGATTTCTGTCCAAAGATAGCAGATTTTGGTCTGGCAAAGCTCATGGGTAGAGACTTTAGCAGGGTTTTGACAACTATGAGAGGGACACGAGGGTATCTAGCTCCTGAATGGTTATCGGGGGTGCCTGTCACTGCCAAAGCAGATGTTTTTAGCTACGGAATGATACTTTTTGAATTGGTACATGGTAAAAGAAATTCGGAGCAATCTGAAGATTTTACTTTCAAATTCTTCCCTAGTTTAGCTGCAAATGTTTTGATGGTAGGAGGGGATATCCTTAGCCTGTTGGATAGTAGGTTAAATAGGGAAGCTAATCTTGAACAAGTCACCAAAATTTTAAAAGTTGCATATTGGTGCATACAAGATGAGGAAGACAGCCGGCCTTCAATGAGTGAGGTGGAACGCATTCTTGAAGGGGTTTTGGATGTGAGCATGCCTCCAGTCCCACAATACGTCAAGTATTTTGATGATGACATGGAGGATTTTCTTTTCTTCAAACCGTCTTCCGGAATCCAGTTCAGTTAA
- the LOC110911627 gene encoding G-type lectin S-receptor-like serine/threonine-protein kinase At2g19130 isoform X2, whose amino-acid sequence MGFFRPDGNLVLLNESNSLIWSTNMNSTATAASATLLDDGNLVLRYGSGSSLPIWQSFDHPTHTFLPGMKLGYDKRTNTSQVLTSWRSVEDPGVGLFSLEIDQNERQYLVKWNRSVDYWSTGSWNDRDKLFELAPEVRKNHIYNISYVDNENESYFTYSLYNRSIISRFIIDVSGQIKQLTWSDSSGQWNMFWSLPQDLCRIYGGCGEFGVCSQSLSPSCSCLIAFKPRSKNDWNLRSFSSGCVRKTEVNCSITIDKPAFILSYVEESFLSTFPENEAQQLDESSCSYSCLHDCSCNAYTFISNVCHHWNHENMKNISLGFVSNDSYLDTSKFHIKVASKDIPHLIENSGKKNKDANLGAVVGSIAVVVFVLCVILFMIRRRKTMILVGKTTMEGSLMAFVYRDLQIATKNFTDKLGGGSFGSVFKGVLHDSTVVAVKKLESVSQGEKEFRSEVGTLGIIQHVNLVRLCGFCAQGKNRLLVYDYMPNGSLNSRLFNEKEYYPLSWKARYQIALGIARGLVYLHERCRDRIIHCDLKPENILLDADFCPKIADFGLAKLMGRDFSRVLTTMRGTRGYLAPEWLSGVPVTAKADVFSYGMILFELVHGKRNSEQSEDFTFKFFPSLAANVLMVGGDILSLLDSRLNREANLEQVTKILKVAYWCIQDEEDSRPSMSEVERILEGVLDVSMPPVPQYVKYFDDDMEDFLFFKPSSGIQFS is encoded by the exons ATGGGTTTCTttagaccag ATGGTAACTTGGTGCTTTTAAATGAGTCAAACTCCCTTATTTGGTCAACAAACATGAATTCTACTGCTACAGCGGCATCCGCAACTCTTCTTGATGATGGTAATTTAGTTTTAAGATATGGGTCAGGTTCAAGCCTACCAATTTGGCAAAGTTTTGATCATCCAACCCATACTTTCTTGCCTGGTATGAAGTTGGGATACGACAAGCGTACAAACACAAGCCAGGTTCTTACTTCATGGAGAAGTGTAGAAGATCCGGGGGTGGGACTCTTTTCTTTAGAGATTGACCAAAATGAAAGGCAGTATCTAGTCAAGTGGAATAGATCCGTAGATTATTGGTCTACCGGAAGTTGGAATGATCGAGATAAACTCTTTGAATTGGCACCCGAAGTGAGAAAGAATCATATCTATAACATTAGCTATGTTGATAATGAAAACGAGAGTTATTTCACTTATTCTTTATACAATCGTTCCATTATTTCAAGATTTATTATAGACGTCTCAGGGCAGATTAAACAGCTGACATGGTCGGACAGCTCCGGGCAGTGGAATATGTTTTGGTCTCTGCCACAAGATTTATGCAGGATATATGGTGGGTGTGGGGAATTTGGTGTTTGCAGTCAGTCGTTGTCCCCATCCTGTAGTTGTTTGATTGCTTTCAAGCCCAGATCAAAGAATGATTGGAATCTTCGCAGTTTCTCTAGTGGGTGTGTCAGAAAAACTGAAGTGAATTGTAGTATTACCATCGACAAACCCGCGTTTATCTTAAGTTATGTCGAAGAAAGCTTTCTTTCTACATTTCCTGAAAATGAAGCCCAACAGTTAGATGAATCATCATGCAGTTATTCTTGCTTGCATGACTGCAGTTGTAATGCATATACTTTTATCTCCAATGTATGTCATCACTGGAATcatgaaaatatgaaaaacataTCACTTGGGTTTGTTTCAAACGATTCGTATCTAGACACATCTAAATTCCACATCAAAGTTGCTTCAAAAGATATTCCACACCTTATAGAGAATAGTGGTAAAAAAAATAAGGATGCCAATCTGGGTGCTGTTGTCGGATCTATTGCAGTTGTGGTATTTGTCTTGTGTGTAATTTTGTTCATGATCCGTAGGAGGAAAACGATGATATTGGTTGGGAAAACGACAATGGAAGGATCGTTGATGGCATTTGTCTACAGAGATTTACAAATTGCCACCAAAAACTTCACAGATAAATTGGGAGGAGGTagttttggttcggtttttaaGGGGGTACTGCATGATTCAACTGTTGTGGCAGTGAAAAAACTTGAAAGTGTCAGCCAAGGAGAAAAAGAATTCAGAAGTGAAGTCGGCACACTTGGGATCATCCAACATGTTAATCTTGTGCGCCTTTGTGGGTTCTGTGCGCAAGGTAAAAACAGATTATTGGTGTACGATTACATGCCAAATGGTTCTCTAAATTCCCGTCTTTTCAATGAAAAAGAATATTATCCTTTATCCTGGAAAGCAAGGTATCAGATTGCACTTGGAATTGCTAGAGGGTTGGTTTATCTTCATGAGAGGTGCAGAGACCGTATAATCCACTGTGACCTAAAGCCTGAAAACATTCTTTTGGATGCTGATTTCTGTCCAAAGATAGCAGATTTTGGTCTGGCAAAGCTCATGGGTAGAGACTTTAGCAGGGTTTTGACAACTATGAGAGGGACACGAGGGTATCTAGCTCCTGAATGGTTATCGGGGGTGCCTGTCACTGCCAAAGCAGATGTTTTTAGCTACGGAATGATACTTTTTGAATTGGTACATGGTAAAAGAAATTCGGAGCAATCTGAAGATTTTACTTTCAAATTCTTCCCTAGTTTAGCTGCAAATGTTTTGATGGTAGGAGGGGATATCCTTAGCCTGTTGGATAGTAGGTTAAATAGGGAAGCTAATCTTGAACAAGTCACCAAAATTTTAAAAGTTGCATATTGGTGCATACAAGATGAGGAAGACAGCCGGCCTTCAATGAGTGAGGTGGAACGCATTCTTGAAGGGGTTTTGGATGTGAGCATGCCTCCAGTCCCACAATACGTCAAGTATTTTGATGATGACATGGAGGATTTTCTTTTCTTCAAACCGTCTTCCGGAATCCAGTTCAGTTAA